The following DNA comes from Phoenix dactylifera cultivar Barhee BC4 unplaced genomic scaffold, palm_55x_up_171113_PBpolish2nd_filt_p 001573F, whole genome shotgun sequence.
agcgtttgaggtattctactaattctgcatttattttatattatttgattgtaatcattaaggtgatctaggcttaaaagggtttcatgcatagggactttattaagaaaatttttaaaatccctagcttccgctgcccattatgacatgctagaacctttcacaagaactaaacacattgagataagacatcacttcataagagatcatgtattgaatggtgatgtgactctccaatttgtttgtactgataatcaattagcagatattttcacaaaacccctaagtgaagagaggttcagtgtacttaggaggggattaggagtgattgacccatcctagtgggagtttccactagattaattgattttgatggttaaaatgaggttaaaatagagtttctattcaatgatcatcaaatcagatcccaactaggtgattttccctcatttggcacggttatagcatgatttttaagtgcgtgccaaggttagagacgactcgagtaagtttcagagccggctcctaagggggagtcgactcgcgcatttgggggagtcgactcgcaaagttggcagctgagggggagtcgactcgcacattgtcgggagacgactcgaagtctacaggcgcataaggagagtcgactcgcgcattttctggagtcgactcgaggtcgagtcgactcgcgactcaggagagtcgactcgcagtcgggatccgactttttaaccctaggtttgtcgtttcgcaaacactttttctcaagccgccactgttcacaaagccctagagccgactcctaggtcatcctcgatcgtctccaagcccttttcccgtcgattcttcgccggacattgagtttccgtccgttcctaggtcttttcaggtcagtcccgagcttcctctatcgatccttcttcgttctctaggttttcatctcgtttaggtcaagatgcctcgcaagggagttgttagaaagaggtcccgtcccgtggccggtcccgagcggcgctccaaggcgcggcacgatcccgcgaggcaacctcctccggatcgttccccacctagggtggttcatgttaggccgttggccgggaaggccgtcacctccgggaggtatgtcactttcgactatctctcccgggaaggattcaccataggcgataggcttagagcccagggtctagagtacttcctcaccttggaccttcccacctatcctggcctagttcaagagttctacagtaccgtccatcggggagatggaggtattgagggcatggtattaggtgtcccattgcgtgtcacagaggacctcattgcccatatcctccaccttccattagtaggggtggctcctgcacatcctgaggatagatttgaggcccttacgatcgtcttagggcatccacctcagtctcccctagatgaggtatctgctagctcacttcctattgaagtgagaatccttttgagcattttgtccaggtccatcttccctaagacagggagatttgattttgtgaatgagagggacctagctattatgtcttacattcttcaggacaccccggtcaacttccccaagctcatttataggtatatgtgtgagcccctggatagacctaggctctccctcccatacggaatgatattcactcttctctttaggcagtacgaaatttccattcctgagaaggaaccctctcgtgccttgcgatggactgatcgcttgggtacggggaccatgcacaggatgggatttcggaagagagaagggatctgggttaggaagtccactctcaccgctcagaccaccagaccatcacccagtcctgagccagattctgactacccagagttcccagaccatccagaccttccatccactcctcctgctcctaccacctctgccggaccttcctcctcagctccaccatctatggaggtccgtattgatccagagcaactccgggagctgcggcaggagatcgtccgagatttgagggacgagctgctccgggagctccgaggttccgtgccagctcccactcctgcacccactccatcctcagcattggtcccatccttgacagccgtgacagacatgacggctgaggtgcggcaggagatctacaacattaggaccctggtgcaggcccagttccacagcatgagcgaggtcacgagcaccacgaggaggatgcgggatgacatccgccgtgacatgcacaccaccaccgagggggccgagcgcttgtcgaatgtgctcatcgacaagctggacgcacttcagacctcggtgactgggcttcagacgtcggtgactgagctctccactacacatagcagagccaccacgtctattatcacgcagctgggccatgttatagaggcagtcgccctcctcatggagcagagccgattgagaggaggagtcacatcctcgagaggaggagctacatcctccagaggaggagatgtatcctcgagagggggagccacatcctctagaggaggagatgtatcctcgagagggggagccacatcctcgaggaggtcatagatgattttgagttgtgttttgtcttcttttgtattgttcttgctttacctattgtatgctcaaatgtattcaccttcatatcaatacaatgagtagacatcttatcttcatttctgtgccatttgatgattgactgtgccatttgtgccattgattgtgtgtgattacctcctttttggtatgatgacaaaaagggggagaaatgtgtaagtataaaatatgtaaaaggggagaaatattaaaaaaatatgtaaaagaaatcaatggaaataaataaaatgataaactcttaaaaatacacataaatttgttctaagtggattcggtacctcgaggctcattatctctcttttggggctcctaatggagtaatctccagaatctattcaaggaatattcggagattagctgacagattttccctctaaaaacaaaaattttagttcaaaaatttcaaagcattaaaaggaaattcagaaaatcaaaacatagttgaatgcatatgttgagggggagaatctgaattttaatcaagctaaatcattaatgtcatataagccaaacaattgattgcagaatatgaaggcttatataattccaaatgaaagggggaactttaactccgaaatttaatgtttcactcctttcaaacttggataaattaaattatcagacatttgaattcatttatggagtttatttcattatttactgaggaactcattttacatatactcaaagttttgtcatcatcaaaaaggggaagattgtggagtgatcgattaaaactccgtttgattttgatgagctcaaagcatttgagtatatcttgtgattactaatgaattcaattgagtgtttcagtgaaaatcctgtccaagtgtctctagacttggttcatagcattttggataagttaagaagtctgcatgaaccaatgtctgagatacgagtcgactcccgagtttcacgagtcgactccaagcgtatcaaggtcactggcacgagctcgagtcgactcctgatcagtacgagtcgactccgactgaaaacagacagaaggacagaagagcagtttttcaggtctgagattcgagtcgactccagtggaacgcgagtcgactcccagcggtacacacagaaaaagtcagagagcgttttatggactctgagattcgagtcgacttcagtggaacgcgagtcgactcccagcggtacacaaagaaaaagtcagagagcgttttatggactctgagattcgagtcgactcccgcagtacgcgagtcgactccgagactgtgcgaccatcgacagacagaagaccatgttactgcctctgagattcgagtcgactcccagacagctcgagtcgactccaagacaagcttcacgtcaaaaggcagaagaccaactttcggaaactgagagccgagtcgactccaaggaagttcgagtcgactccaagactggatgagccaaaagacagagaatcgggagttcgggctctgagattcgagtcgactcccaggacagtcgagtcgactcgagtggacaaaattcaaatttggatccacggactacagaggatgagccgactccaaaattgccaggtcagcgccagaagttggcgagtcgactccaggtcaagacgagtcgactcccagtcaagacggcaactttaattcaaactgggaacagttgccgagtcgactcctgatcgcgcgagtcgactccaacccaccaacggtcacattgtcaggctgcgcagagtgtgcagaacggccagaaaaagcagagtaacggctagtttccgtgggggttggcttaaatagccacagaagactgtagcaaggtagagaacacacattccactcctagcattcaagtcttcaagctctctaagtgctcttcaacgagaaaaagggaagatctgcatttactgctccaccaacatctttccagcattcaaagcttcctcctcctgctttcaagtcgatcactctttcaagaggagaccggagttccagaagccacacctcttcaccatcttaaaagcgtttgagggcttctaactcctttacgattatattgttttaaatctgctttttgagaagctattttctgttttcttctatctcgtgtatttacttgattcaatcgggggattgaatcaaggggattaaggttggttggtgagccggtttaaaaccaacgagtgtaagggtttgattgtgagcccgggaaaacaatcgaggttggttctagtcggtgagcctgggaaaaccgaccgagttcgttgtgagctcgtaaaacaacaagttcggttgtgagcttgcaaaacaaccggctgtaatccaagggggttatagtgaaattcccaagtgagacttggggagtggacgtaggagcaagggttagctccgaaccactataaaactttgtgtttgtagtgcattgtctctcatcttcttccccacacattactcacagcacttagctttaattaaataactggctatagtatttagttaatcatccacaaagttttaattagctaagttaatttaaaaacccaattcacccccccccctcttgggttgtctatctgggcaacatcttTTGATCAGATCTCTGATTGACTCTAATTGACCCATGCGTGTAAGGAAATCGGTCGGACCGATTTAGGTGCACTGACTCAAACCTGTTCTTATTAACCTCTGATTTgaagaagtcagtgggaggatcaaGGTTAGTCAGCTTTTCGTGTTTCAtacaaatcctctaaattatcagGTTCTTAAAAATGGTGCGGTTAATGGAAGATGACcgtgtcatagcctcccattgcgttgaaatgataatgagtccaatatGTTTATGATCATTGGAGGCGATACATGCCTGGTGCTCATCGGCTATTGGGATTGTTACTCAATTAATGTTGAATCGGTTGCATCCATTAAATAggtggtcaggtgagccgagacaCACTCGGGCTTGCTCATCTATTAATGTGATAAACTTATTGCAGCAAGttgatggttggacctgaccagGTTTTTCAGTGGAGGTGACACACACCTGCTGAAGTGGCCTGTGGCAAAAGGATAATACTGGAAGTtgtttggtgaagcaattggttatgaACCTACCCTTAGAAACAGATGGGTTAGCCGAGACACACTCGGGCCCATCTGTAGTCTATGTGGATTCCGatacccactaaagaattaggagtaattcttCGGATTAAAGTAGAGGCTATTGATTCGTACAAAATGGTGGGAGGATCTTTGGACTAAAATCCaaatttcttgattatattgATTCATTTACTGATTAGGCTTTGTTGTCATTctttgcagaaatggccactcaaTTGTCACTTAGGTCATTGTTAGATAATGATAAGTTGACCGGTCCCAACTTTTCAATCTGGCTTAGAAAGCTTAAGATCGTCCTAGAACACGAGAGGACCATGTATATAATTACTGATCCGGCACCTGAATTGCCTCCTGCTAATGCACGGGTAGCAATCCGTGACGCTTACCAGAAATGGACGAGTGATCGGATCACTGTCCGGTGCATTATGCTAGCGGAAATGAGCGACGAATTCTCGCGGAGATTCGAGAGTGCTCAGCCGAAcgagatcattcaagtgttgaatgaatcatttggCGTCCCTGATGATGATAAAAGATATAGTACCAGTTGCTGTATCTTCAACGCCAAACTTAGGGAAGGGGCCTCTGTTACGgaccatgtactgtacatgatcgaGTTGATAGAGCGCCTGAGCAAACTCGGCTTTTCCCTGCATGAACAATTGGGAAAGGACGCGATTTTGAATTCCTTGCCTGATTCCTACCGACCATTCCTcactcattatagaatgacaaaGCCTGTACTCAACTTCCATGGTCTTTTGGGGTTGTTGCAGAACTTTGAGAAGGATAACCAGCTCAGGAAAGGGCCGGTTAATGTGGTTGGTGGTGGGGCAGGACGTCGTCCCTTTGGGAAagggaaaaaacaaaaataaaattaaaaataaaaataaaaggaagagaaaggtgcTAAGTGTCGGGACATCTTGTCAGATGATAAGAAAGCGGGCTGACCCTAGAAAGGCGGTGTGCTACCACTGTCAGAAACTGggacactggaaaaggaactgtcctctgtATGTAGccacccttgatccaaacaaGCCTAGGAGAAATGAGCAAACAGTTGCTgggcaaggtacttatatgataactccttgtaatttctccatatgtgataaattgatttgggtattggataccagaagtccttataatatttgcaattcattaCAGGGACTGCATGTCAATAAGAGATTTGAGGATAATgagaggttcctgaatgttggagatggaaggactgttccagttctagcattGGGAGATCTTAAGttagttttcaattctcatataATCGCCttaagtgactgtcacttttgtccGTCGTTCTTAATGAACGTCATTTCTGTAGGGCTTTTAGCCCAaaacggttatgaaatatcaataaagaaTCGTTCTTGTAATATCATTGTGAATGGTGTTATTATGGTTGATGGACAATTAATAAATGGCATTTACACAATATCACATCCTGTTAGTGTAATGTACACATCAAGTAAGCGACCCAGGATAGATAATGTCTCTGATACTTACCTATGGCATTGCCAgctaggacatattaacaagaacaggatcaaCAAGTTGGCTAAGTTGGGTATTCTGAATATTAATGATCTTGAATCATTTCCAACTTGTAAGtcttgtcttcttggtaaaatgaccaaatcacccttTACTGGAAAAGGTGAGAGAGCCATAGATATTCTAGGACTCgtacatatggatgtatgtggacctatgagtacaagtgccagaggagggtacagctatttcattacgtttatagACGACCTGTCTAGGTACGGGCATGTGTTTCTTATGAGGCATAAGTCCGAGtcttttgaaatgttcaaattatatcgtaatgaaatagagaaacaaactggaaagtatattaaaattcttcgatctgatcgaggagggaaATATCTCTccagtgatttcttgacttatctggaagagaatgggattctgtcTCAGTGGACCGCTCCTGAAACACCTCAACATAACGGTGTATCTGAAAGGAGGAACAGGACTTTGTTAGACATGGTCCGGTCCAAGATGGGTTTCGCTAGCCTGCctttatccttttggggatatgctctagaATCTGCCTGCTATATCTTAAATAAGGTTCCTAGTAAATCTATaattaaaacaccacatgagatgtggactgggcgtaagccagTGATCACTCACCTAAGAGTTTGGGGGTGTAAGGtgctacgattttaatcttgctcttttaaaaagagaaattaaatgtagaataccccaagtatagggtgtagcaaagtaatattcttggtgagtccgagatcgaatccacagggatttgacagtgaacaaaaactaaaggctaaataatattcagattgacaaaaatataactaaggcataaggattcagcctagcacttaatcatgcttttcttaaaatcatctattaatcataataaaatagatttagttttatgggcagcattacagtaattctattttaaactacagggatttctaagcatctgttatacccgggggaaataacaaatcaaagaaaatatataaatttgaaataatttctatcaatctactgcaccataaatcaaatctaaaatattaaaatcccattgatgattaaagaaaatacatgaagaaaatgctaggcttttccctagccttagttaaaaaagatttagctatccatatgagatgcaaatatttttattaaagggattagcatagaataaataaaataagcataaatccctttttctttttctttcttctcttaagaaaacagaggactctgttttctttcttttctttggcttTTCTCCTCCGgatgcttctcctcctctctcgcccGGCTAGGAAAGATGCAATTGAAGATTTCCCTGGTTCCGTGGCCTCCCTTCTTTCTCGCTCGACTGGATTAAAAGCTTGGAGTTGAATGGAACCTGGCTGCCTTCTCTCCTCCCAAGCCCGACTGAGAAGATCGGAAGACTAGATGCAGATAGATGGCTTCCGAGTTCCGTGGCCTCCCTTCTTTGCTCCGTCCTCCCTTCTGGTTCCGTGGCCTCTTCCTTCGtggcttcttctcctctctcgccCGGCTGGAAAGATTGGAAGAGGAGATGCTCCGGATGGCTCCCCCTTAGATCCGTCGgctgcttctcctcctctttcatCCGCCCCCTCCTCCACCGGATGGCTCCCCTTTTTATAGCATGTTGAAGGCGCGGCTGGTGAGACGCGTGGAGGTTTGGGGATGATCCGGTTGCTTGAGATGCGGGATGAAGTTGAATCACTTGAGACTCTTCAGCTGGGAACGTTGCAGAAGTTTGGGAGTTGCGCACATCGCCACAAATGCAGGGAAACTCCTCACGGATGCATGCTCTGTTTGTGGGAATGTGCTTCACGGGTAGATGAGAAGCTGGGAAGAGAAACTGGGAAGACATTTATGTTGGGAAGTTGAGAAGACTCCTCACAGCTGCTGGATTTGTGGATAAGCTGGGAAGAAATGGGGGAGACGGAAGGACTCTGAGGAGATGCCACGATCGGTTGGGATGCTCTTCATGGCTGGGACGGTTCTCTGTTGCTTGGaagccaaaagagcttggggagTTATTTCACGGATGAAAGAAAGAGCCGGTTTGGCTTTGGATTTCCCTCGCTGCCGTTGGGAATTTGAAGATGAAACGATTGGAGATGACGGACGCTGGGAAGCTCCTCACGGATGAATCCTGCTCGAACGGAAGGGGAGCTTTAAATGAGGCGGGTTGTAGACGTTTGATGCCACAACGCGGGCACTTATGCTAGCTGAAGCATCTGGATACAGTGAAATGGATTGCATGCGGATGATGGGCGGCGTGAGGCTCAGATGAGACGCTAaggatttgttgagctcggaacgccaagcattgggctcaaacccagcaTTATTGGATCTTttgaattacttgcactcaaacacaaataaagcattaattaattaattttattaataaagattagctataatactaattaagataatatgaaaatttcacttttgtactctcatcacaccctccAACTAACTTATtgttagtctctagcaatttagtgtgaaaatgataaaatgagggtgcaaaagtattgtttattttatcaatatgcatgaattaaaataaatactcactttcgtagagcattacgattgcacttagcacgtgcaacaagccgttaaacccctaggttaccctagtggacgagtgttgtctcgtgagggttttgttgcccaaggtgacaatccaagagggggggtgaattgctttcttctcttttggtgttttaaaagctttcttaattaaatgcggtggttgctttcttagattatttgaatgagttaaactagaacaaagatggaagataatgcaagaataaatgtaaacacaagcacaacacaaacacaacaatatatagtggttcggtgctctccttagcacctacgtccactccccaagcgaccccttgggaattcactataatctcgcggattacagttggattgttttccgggctcacaatccaaaaacctttgttggttttacgggctcaccaacgaacctatacactttgtttttccgggttcaccaaaaacctttgttggttttgcgggctcaccaacgaacctttacactttggttttccgggttcaccaaaaacctttgttggttttacgggttcaccaacgaacctttacaaatagttcgacaaaaaaaaagaaagattcaaactcctaaatgagcaaatgaaacaatattaactacaaagaagagttagaaagtatttatcgctttgaagtggctttgctcttctttgtcaaagatgcttcactcttcaagggaggatggagctcttgatgactcttttaatctgctcaacccctttctttgattcttggatgaagcacttgaatgaagaagattagggcacttttgttttcttgtgtactctttgatatctctttcaaaagttgttctatctgatgaatagtgcccctttaaatagcttcccacatcctttggacaagccccaatggttagatttgaaaaactagtcgttactgaccttgggaaggacaaaaagtacatctgcagaactagccgttgtgcttcagcccgtgtttgggtcggctcaacctgtccttgggtcgacccaacattcacttgggttgactcaaacattccttgggtcgaccctctcagaaaacacagaaacttgaaatttcagccttccttcccatgggtcgacccaaccattctttgggtcgactcaaagttcacttgggtcgactcaacttcttcttgggtcgaccctctcagtaattccagagaaccattttctgtctgcctttctgtcttgcctttgggtcgaccctctcaggatttgggtcgactcaagcttgggtcgactcaaccactgtttgggtcgaccctctcagtaaatccagagaacatatttctttcatgttttgaggttcttgaagtttgggtcgactcatgcttaccttgggtcgacccaactcactgttcatctgtgccaattttgcagaagtgtgcc
Coding sequences within:
- the LOC120108827 gene encoding uncharacterized protein LOC120108827, whose amino-acid sequence is MATQLSLRSLLDNDKLTGPNFSIWLRKLKIVLEHERTMYIITDPAPELPPANARVAIRDAYQKWTSDRITVRCIMLAEMSDEFSRRFESAQPNEIIQVLNESFGVPDDDKRYSTSCCIFNAKLREGASVTDHVLYMIELIERLSKLGFSLHEQLGKDAILNSLPDSYRPFLTHYRMTKPVLNFHGLLGLLQNFEKDNQLRKGPVNVVGGGAGRRPFGKGKKQK